In the genome of Halictus rubicundus isolate RS-2024b chromosome 9, iyHalRubi1_principal, whole genome shotgun sequence, one region contains:
- the LOC143357348 gene encoding uncharacterized protein LOC143357348, which produces MKINNLHTLTDTFKILYGKPVGYQIKYYWKASWKTMPELMCLGIMAVSSCALLFYCAKKRLGDREPRYYRDITIFRPDDPRVPRIRRDNIILLQRVV; this is translated from the exons ATGAAGATTAACAATCTCCACACATTGACAGATACATTTAAAATTCTGTATGGCAAGCCTGTGG GATACCAGATAAAATACTACTGGAAAGCATCATGGAAAACCATGCCAGAATTGATGTGTCTTGGAATTATGGCTGTAAGCAGCTGTGCCCTCTTGTTTTATTGTGCGAAGAAAAGGCTCGGTGACCGTGAACCACGATATTATCGTGACATTACCA TTTTCAGACCCGACGACCCCAGAGTACCTCGTATTAGGAGAGACAACATAATACTACTGCAAAGAGTGGTTTAA